The stretch of DNA TCTGATGGACCGCTTCCAGCTGCCGGTGCAGGCCGCGCAGATCCATCTGTTCCTGTTCCTCGCGGCCGTCGCGGCGGGGACCATCGTCGGCGGCCCGATCGGCGACCGCATCGGCCGCAAGTACGTGATCTGGGTGTCGATCCTCGGCGTCGCGCCGTTCACGCTGCTGCTGCCGTACGCGAACCTGTTCTGGACCGGCGTGCTCAGCATCGTGATCGGCCTCGTGCTGGCGTCCGCGTTCTCCGCGATCCTCGTGTACGCGCAGGAGCTGATTCCGGGCAAGGTCGGGATGGTCGCGGGCCTGTTCTTCGGCCTCGCGTTCGGCCTCGGCGGGATCGGCGCGGCGGCGCTCGGCCACATGGCGGACGCGACCGGCATCGCGCACGTGTACAAGGTCTGCTCGTTCCTGCCGCTGATCGGCGTGCTGACGGTGTTCCTGCCGGACGTCGAAGGCAAGCGGCTGCGGCGCGGGTGACCGGCTGGCCCGCCACGGCGGGTCGGACGACGGCCGGTTGCCTTGCGGGGCGCCGGCCGTTTTTGTTGATGGTTCGGGCGGCGGAGCTTGACGAAACGCGTGATGGCTAACGGCAGTTCCCGTCGCGTGAGGCCGTTGCTTCGTCGTCGCGGCGAGAACCGCCGCGTCGCCGCGCAGCGAACCGGCGATGGCATCGGCACCCGATCCACCAACCCGCTGCGCGCGGTCGCCCCCTTCGCCGCCGCGAAAATCACCGCGTCGCCAGGCGGTAAGCGGGCAACGACACCAGCACTCGATTCACCACCCCAAATGTGTGAAGCAGTTGCTTCTTCGGCGTCACGAAAGCCACTGGCTCACCGCGCGGCGAGCCGGCGACGACGCCCGCCTCCGATCCGCTAACCCACCCCAAGCCAGTCGCGCACGACGTCGTCGCGCGCCGCAAGCTGCGCCGGCGTGCCGTCGAACACGATCTCGCCATGCCCCATCACCGCGACGCGGTCCGCGAGGTCGTGCGCGAGCGCGAGCCGCTGCTCGATCAGCAGGACCGCGACGCCGTGCGTCCGCAGCGCGGCAAGACATTCGCCGACGCGCGCGGCCGCCTGCGCGGCGAGCCCTTCGGTCGGCTCGTCGACGATCAGCAGATCCGGATCGCCGACCAGCGCGCGGGCGAGCGCCAGCATCTGCTGCTCGCCGCCCGACAGCACGCCGGCCCGCGCCGCGCGGCGCTCGCGCAGCACCGGAAAAAGCGCATACGCGTCGTCGCGCGCGAAACGCGGCGTCCGCCGCCCGCGCGGACGCGGCGCGATACCGAGCAGCAGATTCTCGTCAACGGTCAGCGCGGGAAACACGTCGCGCGTCTCCGCGACGTAACCGATGCCGAGCCGCGCGATCTCGAACGGGCGCAGCCCGTCGAGGCAACGGCCCGCAAAACGCCGCTCGCCGCGCGCGCGGACCATCCCCATCAGCGCCTTCGCGAGCGTCGAGCGGCCCGAGCCGTTGCGGCCCGCGAGCGCGACCGTCTCACCCGCGCCGATCCGCAGATCGACGCC from Paraburkholderia caballeronis encodes:
- a CDS encoding ABC transporter ATP-binding protein, giving the protein MSALVEIRGLRAWYGASEALHGVDLRIGAGETVALAGRNGSGRSTLAKALMGMVRARGERRFAGRCLDGLRPFEIARLGIGYVAETRDVFPALTVDENLLLGIAPRPRGRRTPRFARDDAYALFPVLRERRAARAGVLSGGEQQMLALARALVGDPDLLIVDEPTEGLAAQAAARVGECLAALRTHGVAVLLIEQRLALAHDLADRVAVMGHGEIVFDGTPAQLAARDDVVRDWLGVG